The sequence CATGCAATGCTTCTAAACGGTTTGCAACGTTCTGGATAGGTAATAGCTTTAGAGTTAGTCATTCAGAAGAATGGCTAATAGACAAACCTAATTTTATACTCTATGTTAAACATGTACATGTCCAGATTCATGGGCATCGCCCTCTTCTTGGGTGTGCTATTCACGAGCGGAATGGCATTGGCACAGGGCACTACCCGAACAGGGCGAGTGACAAGCCAAACCGACGGGACCGGGCTTCCCGGCGTCAATGTTACAGTGAAAGGCACGACCCGAGGGGCTGTAACTAACCCAAACGGCGAGTTTTCAATTGTCGCCACCGATGACGCCACCCTGGTCTTCTCGTTTATTGGATACAAAGCACAGGAGGTTCGCCTGGGCAATCAAACCAATATCAAAGTGTCGCTTAGCGAAGAAAACGCAACACTGAACGAGGTGGTCGTAACGGGCTATAGCTCACAATCGCGCCGGGACATTACCGGGGCAGTAGCTACGGTCAATACCAAAGAACTGTTGTCGATTCCGGCCACAGACGTGTCGCAGCAGTTGCAGGGCCGCGTAGCCGGGGTGACGGTAACCAACGATGCTACACCGGGCGGTAGTGCCACCGTGCGGATTCGTGGTCTGGGTACCATCGGTAGCAATGACCCGCTCTACATCATCGACGGTGTACCCACGCAGAACCTGGGTACCATCAACCCGAACGACATCGAAACCTTCCAGGTGTTGAAAGACGCCTCGGCTTCGTCGATCTACGGGTCACGGGCAGCCAACGGCGTTGTCATCATCACGACCAAGAAAGGGAAAGCCGGGGTATCGCGCATTACCTTCGACGCCTACTACGGTAGCCAGCAGTGGGCTAAGAAAGGCGAGGTATTGAATTCAACCGAACTGGGCCAATACCTGTACCTGGCCGACGTAAACGCGGGCAAAACGCCTTCACACGGTCAGTATACGTACGGCGCCAATGGGCAGGTTACCATTCCGGCCTATGTGTTCCCCAGCCGGGGTGCCGAAGGTTCACCCGACGTTGATCCGGCCAAGTACTCGCTGACGCCGAGCAACATCTACCCGATCACCCGCTCAGCCAATACCAACTGGTTTGATGAAGTAACGCAGGCGGCCCCCATCCAGAACTACCAGCTTGGTGCGTCGGGTGGTTCAGAAACGGGCCGTTACGCCTTGTCAGTCAACTACTTCAATCAGGAAGGTACGGTAAAGTACATTGGCTATGACCGCTATTCGATCCGGGCCAACACCGAGTTCAACGTGAAGAAGCGCATCCGGGTTGGTGAAAACCTGACCGTGGCCTACAGCAGCCGCAAGGGTGGTTTCAACAACAACGAAGAGCAGAACGCCGTATCGGGTGCCTACAAGCACCACCCCCTGCTGCCGGTTTTTGATATTGCGGGCAACTTCGCGGGTAGCCGGGGCCTAAACCTCGGGAACAACGAAAACCCGGTAGCGACGCTGTACCGTCAGCGCGACAACCGCTACAACAGCATCCGCGTGTTTGGTAACGCCTATGCCGAAGTCGACCTGCCTGCGGGCTTCATGGTTCGTAGCTCGATCGGTATCGATGCCAACAGCGACCGGGCCAAGTACCTGCGCCGGGCCAACCCCGAATACATCGAGGGTAACTTCAACCTGGAGCTGAACGATCAGAGCCGCTACAACTACCAGTGGGTCTGGACCAACACGCTGAACTACGCCAAAACCTTCGGTGGTGCGCACAAAGTGGAAGCGTTTGTCGGTACGGAGGCCATCAAGCAGTATCAGGAGTATTTCGATGCGTTCCGTAGCGGCTTCTTCAACGATCAGCTGTCGATTCAGAGCTACCTCGATCTGGGTACGCGGGCGACGTCGGCCAACAGCGGCCGGGTTGAGCAGGATTACACGCTGTTCTCTATCTTCGGAAAGGTCAACTACGCCTTCAACGACAAGTACCTGTTCCAGGCCATCCTGCGTCGTGACCAGTCGTCGCGTTTCCTGGCTGCCTCAAACAGCGCCCTGTTCCCCGCCGTATCGGCTGGCTGGCGGATTTCGCAGGAAGACTTCTTCAAGAACATCACCTTCATCAACGACATGAAGATCCGGGCCGGCTACGGGCAGACGGGTAACCAGGCGATTGGTGATTACAACGCATACACGACGTACCAGTCAGACACCTATCACTCAGGTTATCCGATCAACGG comes from Fibrella aestuarina BUZ 2 and encodes:
- a CDS encoding SusC/RagA family TonB-linked outer membrane protein; its protein translation is MSRFMGIALFLGVLFTSGMALAQGTTRTGRVTSQTDGTGLPGVNVTVKGTTRGAVTNPNGEFSIVATDDATLVFSFIGYKAQEVRLGNQTNIKVSLSEENATLNEVVVTGYSSQSRRDITGAVATVNTKELLSIPATDVSQQLQGRVAGVTVTNDATPGGSATVRIRGLGTIGSNDPLYIIDGVPTQNLGTINPNDIETFQVLKDASASSIYGSRAANGVVIITTKKGKAGVSRITFDAYYGSQQWAKKGEVLNSTELGQYLYLADVNAGKTPSHGQYTYGANGQVTIPAYVFPSRGAEGSPDVDPAKYSLTPSNIYPITRSANTNWFDEVTQAAPIQNYQLGASGGSETGRYALSVNYFNQEGTVKYIGYDRYSIRANTEFNVKKRIRVGENLTVAYSSRKGGFNNNEEQNAVSGAYKHHPLLPVFDIAGNFAGSRGLNLGNNENPVATLYRQRDNRYNSIRVFGNAYAEVDLPAGFMVRSSIGIDANSDRAKYLRRANPEYIEGNFNLELNDQSRYNYQWVWTNTLNYAKTFGGAHKVEAFVGTEAIKQYQEYFDAFRSGFFNDQLSIQSYLDLGTRATSANSGRVEQDYTLFSIFGKVNYAFNDKYLFQAILRRDQSSRFLAASNSALFPAVSAGWRISQEDFFKNITFINDMKIRAGYGQTGNQAIGDYNAYTTYQSDTYHSGYPINGDPGTATAGFDIRRFGNPNAKWESTASTNIGFDVSMLANKLEVNFDVWSRKTTDMLFTTPFTYSAGDAEIPSYNVGSMSNRGVDLAISYRDRRGDFRYGATLNFATYRNEVIQLDESPSTRYFGYSSRVPGGGVTLTQAGLPVSSFYGYKVLGIFQSDEEAKAWAPFGTTTYNKAGKFKFADVNGDGVITDADRTVIGSPHPDFTYGLNLNLGYRNFDLTVFGSGSQGNQIFNYTRYFTDFNTFQGNRSKRALYEAWSPTNKGGTTPIPDANDQVSSLPSTYFIENGSYFRLKNVQLGYTLPTALLSKLGLGTAQVYVQGQNLLTVTKYTGLNPEISISNNSSGDRNRNLGFDGGYLPVSRTLLVGLNLSF